Within Engraulis encrasicolus isolate BLACKSEA-1 chromosome 8, IST_EnEncr_1.0, whole genome shotgun sequence, the genomic segment GCagaagggggcgcaccttgcattaaattattttgtgtgtgtgtttgtgtgtgtgtgtgcgtgataacTGTCTAATCAGTCAAAGTCCTTTTCCTTTTATTGAACCACATTCAGCTTTTCAATCACAAGACACTGTGCAGTGTTATTTGATAAAAGTAGGAACATTTAATAGGATTTGTGTGCATATATTTGTGAAATAAAAGACGGAAATAAAAATGGTGAATTAATTCCTATTCTGTACAATATTCCTGTTTTTAAAAAAGCTAATTCAGAGCCTTTCCTATACAGATAAGTAATGACATTCTTCATTATAAAACAGCATTGCACACAGTAATGAATGAACAGGTAGACAAAGTCTTCATTTGCTAATCAGAGAGATGTCAATGCACTGTGTGGTATCAGATGTGTTAGAAATATACACAATAATATTGTAAATAATACAGGTGACATGTCCATGCTATATTACTCGAAAATACGCCTCTATGAAATGAAAGTAGCTTTCGCAGAAGTCATCATGCTTAGAACTTTCCTTCGGATGTCCGGTAAGTTCAGGCCATAGATCAAAGGATTTAGTAATGGTGGAATCACAATAAATTCAAGGGAAATCATCAAAACTAGAGCATCTGCAATTTGACCAGGTTCATACCGACTGAGAGCAATATCGGAAAATGATGCTATTGAATAGGTGACAAAACTGACAATGTGCGGTAGACATGTTTGCAGGGCTTTGCCTCTAAACTCTGCTGTGCTTTTTCTGCAGACAATGAGAATCCTGATGTACGTGAACAATATGAAACTAGCTGGCAGAAAGACTGTAGTCAAAGTAACCAAATAGCCATAGATATTGTTTGCTACAGTGGACATACAGGAAAGCCTTACCACTGCCCAATTTGAGCAGTATAACCGTGGTATTTGATTACCACACAGAGGTCTTCTTGAAGAAAAAACTACTGCAATAGTCATACAAAAGAATGCCCAGAAAAAAGCGCAGAAAATaagcaaaaacgtttttctttgtgTCATGATTTTGTGATAAAGCAAAGGTTCGCATATGGCAATATATCGATCATATGCCATTACACTTAGCACAGTGAATTCAGAAATTGCATagctgtaaataaaaaataattgtatGAGACAAGCAGGGCGGGATATTCTGTGAGTATTTGACAAAAGGTCAGCGGAAAGCCTCGGGAACAGTGCAGAGCTGCCGAACAGAGAGTTCAATAGCAGGAAAGACATTATAAGATAGATGGGTTCATGAAGTGATTTGTTTTTGAATACAGTCAGCAGGATAGTCACATTGAAAAGTATGATGAGAAAATATGCCAATATTGTTATCAAAAAATATACTATCCGTACATGTTCATAACTTTTAAATAATGTGAAATTAAAGTACGGTGGTACTGTTTTATTGTCCATTCAGTATCCGTAAAAAAGCTGCCCGGGGTCTCTGAAAACTAGAAACAGCTAGGCATGAATGGCATGAACGCAAACAGAATACAAATAGTTGATATTGTTTAGTCATGTCTATCAGTCGTTGTTGAATGTAAACAGGCTCTTATGTAAATATTGTTCTTAGACTTGCGCTACAGAACAGCATTTGTACTTCAAAAATTATATATTATtacatataataaaatatattccATTATTACATCTTCTATTTCAGCATTTCCTTAGCCAAGATATTATCATGACTTAAGATTATGTTATAGAAGTGGTTGTTATACTGTTTGTATAGCTGTCTATATAACAAGTCCTAGTTAAGGTCAGCTCAAGTAGGCGTttggaaatgtaggcctataactttTCATTTATGATGAACAAAATGAACAACCAGAAAATGCAACATGAGGTTTGTCCTTACAAATTATAAATTCACCTTAGTGAAACATCAACCGAATATcagacaataataaataatattatatcatcataataattataataataacaataacaataataatagataAATCAGGTGTGCCTGTGCAGCTGTATAGGTGTGCATGGCATGTAAAACTGTGTATTAGAAAGCTACCTGGCAAGAAGAAAGCACATACTCTGTTACTGTACCTTCAGCCTCACTTGTTTCAAGGCCAATCTGAGGAATCTAACCTTCAGTTCAGCTTTAAGT encodes:
- the LOC134453784 gene encoding olfactory receptor 52K1-like — its product is MDNKTVPPYFNFTLFKSYEHVRIVYFLITILAYFLIILFNVTILLTVFKNKSLHEPIYLIMSFLLLNSLFGSSALFPRLSADLLSNTHRISRPACLIQLFFIYSYAISEFTVLSVMAYDRYIAICEPLLYHKIMTQRKTFLLIFCAFFWAFFCMTIAVVFSSRRPLCGNQIPRLYCSNWAVVRLSCMSTVANNIYGYLVTLTTVFLPASFILFTYIRILIVCRKSTAEFRGKALQTCLPHIVSFVTYSIASFSDIALSRYEPGQIADALVLMISLEFIVIPPLLNPLIYGLNLPDIRRKVLSMMTSAKATFIS